A window of Planctomycetota bacterium contains these coding sequences:
- the murB gene encoding UDP-N-acetylmuramate dehydrogenase, with the protein MSRAVAERAFGALLAEGRIPVRREVPLAPYTTLKVGGPAEYFIEPRDPDELARVLAAARECDVPLRVLGSGANLLVRDAGVRGAVVRLTRFTRRRGWHVEAGYGLPRLVKESVAEGLAGLEPLAGVPAAVGGAVRMNAGGRHGEIAGAVAYVDVVGPDGTLRRLRRDEVGFRYRGTSLGDAVVVAAGFDLRPDPQAARRYGEILAAKKATQPLGVPSAGCMFKNPPGAYAGRLIDECGLKGARVGRAHVSRKHANFIVNEGGASADDVLRLVDLVRSRVPVPLELEVLVW; encoded by the coding sequence ATGAGCCGGGCGGTCGCCGAGCGCGCCTTCGGGGCGCTCCTGGCGGAAGGGCGGATCCCCGTGCGCCGCGAGGTGCCCCTGGCGCCGTATACCACCCTCAAGGTCGGCGGCCCGGCCGAGTACTTCATCGAACCCCGTGACCCGGACGAACTCGCCCGGGTGCTCGCGGCCGCCCGGGAGTGCGACGTTCCCCTCCGCGTCCTCGGAAGCGGAGCCAATCTCCTCGTCCGCGACGCGGGCGTCCGGGGAGCCGTCGTCCGGCTCACGCGCTTCACCCGCCGCCGCGGATGGCACGTCGAGGCCGGCTACGGCCTGCCCCGGCTCGTCAAGGAATCCGTCGCGGAGGGACTCGCGGGCCTGGAGCCCCTGGCCGGAGTCCCCGCCGCCGTCGGCGGCGCCGTCCGCATGAACGCGGGCGGCCGACACGGGGAAATCGCCGGCGCCGTCGCCTACGTCGACGTCGTCGGCCCCGACGGGACGCTCCGGCGGCTCCGCCGCGACGAGGTGGGCTTTCGCTACCGCGGAACCTCGCTCGGCGACGCCGTCGTCGTCGCCGCGGGGTTCGACCTGCGGCCGGACCCGCAGGCCGCCCGCCGCTACGGCGAGATCCTCGCCGCCAAGAAGGCCACCCAGCCCCTCGGAGTCCCGAGCGCCGGGTGCATGTTCAAGAATCCCCCCGGCGCGTACGCGGGACGCCTCATCGATGAGTGCGGCCTCAAAGGGGCCCGCGTCGGACGCGCCCATGTCTCCCGCAAGCATGCCAACTTCATCGTCAACGAAGGAGGCGCCAGCGCCGACGACGTCCTGCGGCTCGTGGATCTCGTCCGCAGCCGCGTTCCCGTGCCGCTCGAACTCGAAGTCCTGGTCTGGTGA
- a CDS encoding D-alanine--D-alanine ligase, giving the protein MNDKGAAAMGHPGRLRIAVLMGGTSSEREISLRSGAAVAAALRARGHDVVPVDIRTETGRELDGLKIDVAFVALHGRFGEDGRLQAILQSRGIPYTGSGPEASRAAMDKVEAKRLFKLRGVETPPHRVILRGESPALWEQCARALGYPVVVKPSAEGSSVGVTVHEDRSTLLDGAAEAFRHGPVALMEKFIRGTELTVGILEGRALPIIELRPRSRFFDYKAKYQDPETLYVVDPPLSELDKRRVQKAAREAHEALGCEGMSRVDLILTPFCAVHVLEVNTIPGLTERSLLPKAARAAGIDFPELCERIVQTAFKRRQGGFWAAAML; this is encoded by the coding sequence GTGAACGATAAAGGAGCCGCCGCCATGGGCCATCCGGGCCGCCTGCGCATCGCCGTTCTCATGGGAGGGACGTCGTCCGAACGGGAGATCTCGCTCCGCTCCGGAGCCGCCGTCGCCGCGGCGCTCCGCGCGCGCGGTCACGACGTCGTTCCCGTGGACATCCGCACCGAAACCGGCCGGGAACTCGACGGGCTCAAGATCGACGTCGCCTTCGTCGCCCTCCACGGCCGCTTCGGAGAGGACGGCCGCCTTCAGGCGATCCTTCAGTCCCGCGGGATCCCCTACACGGGCAGCGGCCCCGAAGCCTCCCGCGCCGCCATGGACAAGGTCGAGGCCAAGCGCCTCTTCAAGCTGCGCGGCGTCGAAACGCCCCCGCACCGGGTCATCCTTCGCGGCGAGTCCCCCGCGCTCTGGGAGCAGTGCGCCCGCGCCCTCGGCTATCCGGTCGTCGTCAAGCCGAGCGCCGAGGGCTCCAGCGTCGGCGTCACCGTGCACGAGGACCGCTCCACCCTCCTCGACGGCGCCGCCGAGGCTTTCCGGCACGGCCCCGTCGCCCTCATGGAGAAATTCATCCGGGGAACGGAGCTCACCGTGGGCATCCTGGAAGGGCGCGCGCTCCCCATCATCGAGCTGCGGCCGCGCTCCCGCTTCTTCGACTACAAGGCCAAATACCAGGACCCCGAGACGCTCTACGTCGTCGATCCGCCCCTGAGCGAACTCGACAAGCGGCGCGTCCAGAAGGCCGCCCGAGAGGCCCACGAGGCCCTGGGCTGCGAGGGCATGAGCCGCGTGGACCTCATCCTCACCCCCTTCTGCGCCGTTCACGTCCTCGAGGTGAACACCATCCCGGGACTCACGGAGCGCAGCCTCCTGCCCAAGGCCGCGCGCGCCGCCGGGATCGATTTCCCCGAGCTCTGCGAACGGATCGTCCAGACCGCCTTCAAACGACGTCAGGGCGGCTTCTGGGCGGCGGCGATGCTGTAG
- a CDS encoding C25 family cysteine peptidase: protein MALALALAAALSAAGDSKYLRRDLDGVRADYLIVAPPEFAEACDALAEHRARGGGAAAVVRTDDVAARFGPGADGLARFVARVRPRFLLLAGDADRVPTFERPSAYRSDRFPCDPDLATDHLFGPVAGRLPADTREELGAMIAKTLAYEREPAGGPWQKKVTVLAGEGGFGPLLDLALEAQFSAVVARGIPPEYDVETAYAKLSSKYGYYPPRFNDHAVRLLNEGSLFYAYVGHGLRTGFDEVRYNGFLYPVLESRDAARVEVRAGLPVMVVLACLTGAYDARFGDSIGEELLKRPRGPVAFIGGSRITQPYGNALLGEALVAEVFRPGGAPTLGEALWAAKAAVLNDGPRTPLRLRADALAGLVQGPASLEPMRRDVTLHYNLLGDPALRLRRPGRDLELSAPERVPPGTTLSVSGRLPEEGPVEVTFECPRDRFYHPTDLVGETVEAQIVRRYANANNKVIVRGRAESRGGAFALELSLPADLVPGDYFLKAWGAGRAAARAIEVRRPEPPTTER, encoded by the coding sequence ATGGCACTCGCGCTCGCCCTGGCGGCGGCGCTTTCCGCCGCGGGGGATTCGAAGTATCTGCGGCGGGACCTCGACGGCGTGCGCGCCGATTATCTCATCGTGGCCCCCCCGGAGTTCGCAGAGGCGTGCGACGCGCTGGCGGAGCACCGGGCGCGCGGCGGAGGGGCGGCGGCCGTCGTGCGCACCGACGACGTGGCCGCCCGGTTCGGGCCCGGCGCGGACGGGCTGGCCCGGTTCGTCGCGCGGGTGCGGCCGCGGTTTCTCCTGCTGGCCGGGGACGCCGACCGCGTTCCCACCTTCGAGCGTCCTTCGGCCTACCGGAGCGACCGTTTCCCGTGCGATCCCGACCTGGCCACCGATCATCTTTTCGGTCCGGTCGCGGGACGCCTGCCCGCCGACACGCGGGAGGAGCTCGGCGCGATGATCGCCAAGACTCTCGCCTACGAGAGGGAGCCGGCGGGCGGACCGTGGCAGAAGAAGGTAACCGTGCTGGCCGGCGAGGGTGGCTTCGGGCCTCTCCTGGACCTGGCGCTGGAAGCGCAATTTTCCGCCGTCGTGGCCCGCGGGATCCCGCCCGAGTACGACGTGGAGACCGCCTACGCGAAGCTTTCGTCGAAATACGGCTACTATCCCCCGCGGTTCAACGATCACGCGGTGCGCCTCCTCAACGAGGGGTCGCTCTTTTACGCCTACGTGGGGCACGGGCTGCGGACGGGCTTCGACGAGGTGCGCTACAACGGGTTTCTTTATCCGGTCCTCGAGAGCCGGGACGCCGCGCGGGTGGAGGTGCGCGCGGGACTTCCGGTCATGGTGGTCCTGGCGTGCCTGACGGGGGCCTATGACGCCCGATTCGGAGATTCGATCGGCGAGGAACTTCTCAAGCGCCCGCGGGGCCCGGTGGCGTTCATCGGAGGAAGCCGGATCACGCAACCCTACGGAAACGCCCTTCTCGGAGAAGCGCTCGTGGCGGAGGTGTTCCGACCCGGCGGGGCGCCCACGCTGGGAGAGGCTCTGTGGGCGGCCAAGGCGGCGGTCCTGAACGACGGCCCGCGCACTCCCCTCCGGCTCCGGGCCGACGCGCTGGCGGGACTTGTCCAGGGACCCGCGAGTCTGGAGCCGATGCGCCGGGACGTGACGCTGCACTACAACCTTCTGGGCGATCCGGCGCTTCGACTGCGCCGACCGGGACGAGATCTGGAGCTTTCGGCTCCGGAGCGGGTCCCCCCGGGGACGACGCTGTCGGTCTCCGGACGTCTCCCGGAAGAGGGACCGGTGGAGGTGACCTTCGAGTGTCCGAGGGACCGGTTTTATCACCCGACGGATCTCGTGGGGGAGACGGTCGAAGCGCAGATCGTCCGCCGGTACGCCAACGCCAACAACAAGGTCATCGTGCGGGGTCGGGCGGAATCGCGCGGCGGAGCGTTCGCGCTGGAGCTTTCGCTGCCCGCCGACCTCGTCCCGGGGGACTACTTCCTCAAGGCGTGGGGGGCGGGCCGGGCGGCCGCGCGGGCGATCGAAGTCCGCCGGCCCGAGCCGCCGACCACGGAGCGGTAG